The Festucalex cinctus isolate MCC-2025b chromosome 12, RoL_Fcin_1.0, whole genome shotgun sequence genome segment GCATGTAGCTGGGCAAACGGCGACAGTGGAAATGATCGCAGAAGCTCAATTCAATTCATTAAAAATTAACCACAAATCCAACATTTTAAGCGCtaaatgtacttttatttacaaaagGGAGCATCACACCTCAGTGATGACGGACTGAAAACTTGCACCCAAAAATTGGCCATAAGTGCATTTTCGGCTTCATTTGTTCGCGTCGTTTCGGTGCATCACGCCACCTTACTTTCACAATTACGCCAAATCAGGTCAAAGCGGGTACTCGGGTCCGTACGCTGGCCCAAATTCGTTGGCCTTCTTCAGCAGGGCCGCTTTGACGGCGCTAATCTTCTCATCCAGCTCGTTCAGACTGCAGGCCTGGAGGACAAAACGGCAAGAACGAAGTCAGCCGCGCGGCAATGAACCAGAAgacatcacccccccccccaaaaaaaaaaaaaaaaaagagaatcaaacaaatcaaacaGAGGTACCTGAGCGGGTGACATCTTGGGTCTCTTGTGTGCGAGGTTCTACAAGGAAGTACACAATAAGAAAAGTCAGATTGTGGTAAGTGTTTTGAGGGAGTTACTCTCTGTAAGCATCCTCTTGAGCAGGTGAAATGCATGCTCAATAGGGTTTAAGCCTTGTGATTGACTTAACCAGTCCCCAAAAATGTCTGATTTTGGTACCAGCAGTAAGTTGCCAACTAGTGGCATCCTTGTGGGGCAACTGCATGTAGCTGCTTGAGCAACCCCcccaaaatacatttgaacccacccccttaaaaaaaataaaataaaaaaaagtggtacttGGAGTAGAAAAGACCCCATCGGTTTATTCAGAACCACTCGACATCTGCGCTCGCACAAACATGCAGCGAGTCAAAAGCGGCTGAAGAGCGCGGCATGCTGTGCTGTGCTGAGCGACGGCGGAATCAAGAGATGGAGAGACATGATGCGGCTCATCTCGAGCGCACTCGGAAAACGCCGTCGctccgcacgcacgcacgcacgaacGCACCGGGCCCACTTCTTCTGGTGAGCCGCATTGCAttctgctcatgtgcttttGGCACACAAGTCTGCAAAATGTTGTATGTAGAACTGACTACTGCTTGTTttctccctttaaaaaaaaaaaaaaaaagtgtatttatttctattacTATTAGAGATggaccaatatgttttttatcaatgccgattattagtagacAAGTGAGCagatatttggagctgatattcattttcactaaaagggaaaatattggcatcaagatttgtaaaaatacaaaatccagctcttattttattattattatttttgtttgttttaaagcatatgtttattgaacaacttttagggttcataaaatattttaggaaaaaaaaaatcttagttttacagttttaaaaattaacaaaaatgtcatgttttcaaaagttaaataaaaacttttacaattgttttctacagtaaataaagtattCCAAAATTTCTTAAGTATaacatttttacttatcttagttttaatttcaaacaaaaatagaagGTGCAGCGTTCCTTGCAGCAtctctgaaaatgtaaataattagtactgactggattttgactgattttgcaaagcccacagaatattgtgttctattgctataaaaacatggaacctaccaaaagaaagattagagcaggggtggcaaactgcggtcctcgggggccggagtcctgcaggttttgtagatttccctactcgaagtgcagctgattccaattaacaggctcgttatcaggtttctgcagagcttgctgatgagctgatcatgaatcagctgtgttgaagaagggaaatatccaaaaccagcaggactgcggccctcgaggaccggatctcaccACCCctggattagagtctcttctttcatcggggaaaaaagtacatttctatccgtttcctttttgcagcaattagcattagaatatagctgggtttcatcattcttcacaaatctatttagaattgtggggaaatcagcttgtttgtaacatggccctgattgatctcttatactctgctgccacctagtggtcatttttgtaataactaccattgcttcaactgttctgTGTCGTTCAGAggccgcatcaaagccttctgtatgctctagcattaaaaaaaaacaaaaaaaaacgtataaatacgtctttgggacacgtaaaacctttaaaatagaacgtatttacgatatatgtttttgggagcaaatgagttaaatggatcgattatcggccatatgattcttgaAAATGTTGACTATCTACGCTGATAAtcagcccggccgataatcggtctatccctaattaatACTATGATGATAATCCtttgtattaatattattttagcttctttttttttttttttatgtcagccAGATACAGGTGCGCGAATGTGAGACATTGCAAAGcactttgggcaccatatggtgtagatcAAGTgcgatataaaaagcagtccatttcaattcaattcaattcaattcaattcaaagggGTGTTGATTAAAGTACATCCTGGAGAACTCAGCACACTGAACCTTGAATCTTTCCTCTGTAATTAGCCAAGCAAGTCCAAAGTCCTACAACTGACCAATTCAAGTCAGCGTTGAGTCATGTGACTCAAGTCCCACACCTGTGTTATCACCTTAAATGGAGGCCCACAACAAAGGCCGGTGACATGGCACCTCTCCCTCTTCGCCATAGGCGTGACCTGCCGGGCCAATTTTTTGTTCACACCATTCCCCCTCTGCCAGTTACAAATTCTCTGCTGAAggctccattttttatttttttttaccggagGTGGCTAATGGTGCCTCATGGGTGACTCTGCTACTACTTGCAGAAGTGGCTCTGGAACAAGCCAGCGACTTCAATTAGCCGcttgcagtttttttgttttttttactatgtGGTCTGGTTCCGCTGAAATGAATTATGTGTGTACTCGCCGTGGACTGGAAGTACTCTGGCGAGAGTCCCTCCAACTGCAGGATGCGGTCCTCCAGCTTCTTTAGCCTCTGGTAGACGCTCACGGGAACCGGGCCCACTGCCGAAAAACGACAAATGTCACACATTGAATCCTCAAATCAACAGTGAAGAACTCAGTGCTCACTGATTTTTCAGCAGAAGACAACAAAGTGAATTTGTCCTGACAAAAGGGTCCccaaaaaaacttgaatattaAACACATTCAATATTTACAACTAAGCTGCCTTCTCCTGAGTCATCATGCAGTCAACGGTGACGCGGAatggaatgtagccaatcaaaaTGCGCCCTGAGAAACAAGGAAGTGGCGGGAAATTAGAAGTATTATTATCCAAAGCGAGCCTTTTCTGACGATGTCGCCGTTCTACAACTCTACCATTTATATGCAGTTTGAAAATtagatcttaaaaaaataaaaaataaaaaatgaaatctaTACAGAAAAtggctaataggaaagtagtaattgcaaAGTAGACCATGACGTTTGTTGTGACATGAGCCGGAAAATctatttaatatataaaaatcaTAAATTGGAGGAATATGTAGGGTTtatcctattaactcattcaaacccaaaagcgtgtaaatacgttttttaatactttgtccctactaaaaacacatttatacttttttttgctaaagcacacagaaggctttgatgcagcttctgacctgaagaggtcgcttaaagcaatggtagttaaaacaaaaaacggccaacaggtggcagcagagtataaggccatccagggccatgttgcaacaagctgtttttgccagtgtttttaacagttttctgaataatgatgaaacttagctatatggggtatatgccacggaagaggtgggacgtgattttgcacacagtttggttccggtccgggttgcgaacgcccaaccaaggggcacaaagtcggaagcacaagtattttgacgcagcccacacgtcgcaaaccgaaccagaaccaaattgatgtgcaaaaacagtcccgcctcttccgtggcatattccCCAttacaatgctaattgctgcaaaacggaaacagatacaaatatactttttttaattgatgaaagaagagactccattCTCCAAAGAATTTCAGTCAGAAGGTGTTCCTGTTACCCGTCGGGAGTCTGAGGTGAGTCTCGATGTTGTTGAGGCGCTCCTCAATGGCCGAGTTGCCGCAGTCTTGTGTGGCCGGACCTCGCACCTGATCTCCAGCTTCTCCTTGGCCTCCGGTGCGAGTCTGAGGCCCGTACGTGTTCACCACCCGCGTAACTGTGACAAACATTTgcgcaaaccccccccccaaaaaaaacattagtttagtttcacgttgtatagatttttttcctgttttgctTGTAAAAATGGTTCCCTTATTTTAACACTTGTAtgccaaatatttttatttttaatgagcaACAATACAAATCATGACGGAATTATTTTGCCTTTATCAAAGCAAttgcatgtttatttatttttttccaactcaTTTTTTAAAGGGCTCCCCAAAtctattttcatattttaacaagtaagaactgcttaaaaaataaaataaaatattcaaaggCACTTTACACATCTTTGTGATTTGTGTTCAGGATgtgcctttttgttttcttattctTACTTGAAAAGATTGTTTTATGTTGGCCACACTGACTGAAGAAGGTGACTTCCATGATATCTCGTCGgccaaattgttttgaattctgAACAAATGGGGCCAGTGATTGTGTGCAACCTTTCACCGTGTCGTAAATGTCCCAtgattgatattttattttctgctcCCACCTTTCACATGGCTTTTAAATCCGGGGTACGGCGTGAACACGGCGTCTGTTCTGGCGCAGCTGTCCTCTGCTGAAGAAGAACAAATGCGGCGCGTGAAAACCAcatgaataaaaacacaataacatCGCAGCCGCCGCTGTGTTTTTTGGAGGCCGTTAGCTACTCCAGCTCAGTTCAGGCTGACCTCTCGCCCGCTGGAAATCAGCTCTCTCCCAAACATTGGCAATCTGTGCGCAGGCTCCCACTCCACACCCCGACACATTCAatcccccccaaccccctcGCAAGCGCCTCGCTCACCCTGATTGCAGTCGATCACGTTGCAGAACTCGCGCACGTTGTTTTCATTGATCTCCATCTGCTTGCGCTCCATAAATGCAGATATCCTGCGCTCGATCTGCGGAGACGACACGCGTAAATGACAGGCGATGGATTGATCGGCCGCGTAAGGGCATCCGCAAAGCAAAATTGTCTTGCCGCTGTAATGATAATGTAACGAGGGCGGTTTGGGGGGCCTTGCAATTTACATGATGTGGAATGAACAATTGCAATTCCAGGTAGGCGCACCACACGGGCCCGCATGGCATGATGGAATATGAATACTGTTTGCTTGGCTACCAAAATAAATGCACAACAGAATGGGGCCTCTTGTCCTCCATCCACATCCAATCTGAGAGTAAT includes the following:
- the mbip gene encoding MAP3K12-binding inhibitory protein 1 isoform X2, yielding MADTKKPTAKSFSPVKESSSNKLSSYSGCMDVLLKLLADFARELKLGDAALKVTINMDALSLQSSDASHAYDCLQRHITNLQAVSESLKILAEAPSRASSETEKETPCDAASSTALQRATSTPPHPYALDAGDDVLVQIRAGKSEIERRISAFMERKQMEINENNVREFCNVIDCNQEDSCARTDAVFTPYPGFKSHVKVTRVVNTYGPQTRTGGQGEAGDQVRGPATQDCGNSAIEERLNNIETHLRLPTVGPVPVSVYQRLKKLEDRILQLEGLSPEYFQSTNLAHKRPKMSPAQACSLNELDEKISAVKAALLKKANEFGPAYGPEYPL
- the mbip gene encoding MAP3K12-binding inhibitory protein 1 isoform X1, translated to MADTKKPTAKSFSPVKESSSNKLSSYSGCMDVLLKLLADFARELKLGDAALKVTINMDALSLQSSDASHAYDCLQRHITNLQAVSESLKILAEAPSRASSETEKETPCDAASSTALQRATSTPPHPYALDAGDDVLVQIRAGKSEIERRISAFMERKQMEINENNVREFCNVIDCNQAEDSCARTDAVFTPYPGFKSHVKVTRVVNTYGPQTRTGGQGEAGDQVRGPATQDCGNSAIEERLNNIETHLRLPTVGPVPVSVYQRLKKLEDRILQLEGLSPEYFQSTNLAHKRPKMSPAQACSLNELDEKISAVKAALLKKANEFGPAYGPEYPL
- the mbip gene encoding MAP3K12-binding inhibitory protein 1 isoform X3, yielding MDALSLQSSDASHAYDCLQRHITNLQAVSESLKILAEAPSRASSETEKETPCDAASSTALQRATSTPPHPYALDAGDDVLVQIRAGKSEIERRISAFMERKQMEINENNVREFCNVIDCNQAEDSCARTDAVFTPYPGFKSHVKVTRVVNTYGPQTRTGGQGEAGDQVRGPATQDCGNSAIEERLNNIETHLRLPTVGPVPVSVYQRLKKLEDRILQLEGLSPEYFQSTNLAHKRPKMSPAQACSLNELDEKISAVKAALLKKANEFGPAYGPEYPL